In Tursiops truncatus isolate mTurTru1 chromosome 9, mTurTru1.mat.Y, whole genome shotgun sequence, a single genomic region encodes these proteins:
- the LOC117313625 gene encoding E3 ubiquitin-protein ligase MARCHF5: MPDQALQQMLDRSCWVCFATDEDDRTAEWVRPCRCRGSTKWVHQACLQRWVDEKQRGNSTARVACPQCNAEYLIVFPKLGPVVYVLDLADRLISKACPFAAAGIMVGSIYWTAVTYGAVTVMQVVGHKEGLDVMERADPLFLLIGLPTIPVMLILGKMIRWEDYVLRLWRKYSNKLQILNSIFPGIGCPVPRIPAEANPLADHVSATRILCGALVFPTIATIVGKLMFSSVNSNLQRTILGGIAFVAIKGAFKVYFKQQQYLRQAHRKILNYPEQEEA, translated from the coding sequence ATGCCGGACCAAGCCCTACAGCAGATGCTGGACAGAAGTTGCTGGGTGTGTTTTGCCACTGATGAAGATGATAGAACAGCTGAATGGGTGAGACCATGCAGATGCAGAGGATCTACAAAATGGGTTCACCAGGCTTGTCTGCAGCGCTGGGTGgatgaaaaacaaagaggaaacagTACAGCCAGAGTGGCATGTCCCCAGTGCAATGCTGAATACTTAATAGTTTTTCCAAAGTTGGGTCCAGTTGTTTACGTCTTGGATCTTGCAGATAGACTGATCTCAAAAGCCTGTCCATTTGCTGCAGCAGGAATAATGGTTGGCTCTATCTATTGGACAGCTGTGACTTATGGAGCAGTGACAGTGATGCAGGTTGTAGGCCATAAAGAAGGTCTGGATGTTATGGAGAGAGCTGAtcctttattccttttaattggACTTCCTACTATTCCTGTCATGCTGATATTAGGCAAGATGATTCGCTGGGAGGACTATGTGCTTAGACTATGGCGCAAATACTCAAATAAACTACAAATTTTGAACAGTATATTTCCAGGGATTGGTTGTCCTGTTCCTCGAATTCCAGCCGAGGCTAATCCTTTAGCAGATCATGTCTCTGCAACCCGAATTTTGTGTGGAGCCCTTGTTTTTCCTACTATTGCAACAATAGTTGGTAAACTAATGTTCAGTAGTGTTAACTCTAATTTACAAAGGACAATCTTGGGTGGAATTGCTTTTGTTGCCATTAAAGGAGCATTCAAGGTTTACTTCAAACAGCAGCAATATTTACGTCAGGCACACCGCAAAATTCTAAATTATCCAGAGCAAGAAGAAGCATAA